In the genome of Ancylomarina subtilis, one region contains:
- a CDS encoding penicillin-binding protein 1A gives MTKGKNTPIKAKRKNPPQRKSTPAKKGKSKRTFKNRFIRFCFICLLIAGSLFGLFLASIYYGAWGKLPDYHTLKTIQNAEASEVYSDDGKILGRIYAENRTNIDFNAIPINVINALVATEDSRFYNHEGIDEISLVRVLVKTLILGNKSSGGGSTLSQQLAKNLYPRRDFGKFSMPVNKIKEAITASRLEKIYSKKKILQLYLNTVPFGEQVYGIESASRQYFSKPAYKLKLDESAVLIGMLKAPSYYNPRRFPERSKQRRNVVIGQMAKNNFISENQAEQLKRKPLEINYHKQTTHSGLAPYLRERIRVEADNILKKYTKTDGSYYDIYRDGLRIVSTVDYSMQKYAEDAVKSHMKNLQNLFYKHWGRQNPWDNNKAILTSAIERSPYYKTLVKEGKKKKEIDAILKKKRDMKIFSWDGEKDVQMSALDSIKHYIKLLNTGFVAMESNTGKIKAWVGGIDFKHFQYDHVTGRRQVGSIFKPIVYAAALEANMSPYDYYPNERKVYSEFQDWSPRNADNNYEGSYSMEGALAESVNTIAVDFIMETGIQETIKLAEELGITSPLPKVPSLALGTANISLLEMIQVYASFANRGKKVEPYYISRIENNKGEVIVDLNPLNTETESNLSAENADIINQMLTAVVDSGTAKSLRSVYGLKGEFAGKTGTTQSQADGWYIGYNQNLVAGAWVGAEDMRVHFRSLSLGQGASMALPIYGKFMHQLNNNNKYQNYCTAPFFKPDNETLAKLDIPHYIPPRAGFFERLLGLDNNKEDKMKMKERREKRKKNKKSIYDKIRSIFRKKD, from the coding sequence ATGACAAAAGGCAAGAACACCCCTATTAAGGCTAAAAGAAAGAATCCTCCCCAAAGAAAATCAACCCCTGCAAAAAAAGGAAAATCAAAGCGAACATTCAAAAATCGCTTCATTCGTTTTTGCTTTATCTGTCTGCTTATTGCTGGCTCTCTCTTCGGTTTATTCTTGGCAAGTATCTATTATGGCGCTTGGGGAAAACTACCTGATTACCACACTTTAAAAACGATTCAGAATGCTGAAGCCTCAGAAGTCTATTCTGATGATGGAAAAATTCTGGGACGTATCTATGCAGAGAATCGCACTAATATCGATTTTAATGCAATCCCAATTAATGTGATTAACGCACTTGTTGCCACTGAAGATTCACGCTTCTACAATCATGAAGGAATTGACGAAATCAGTCTGGTGCGTGTACTCGTAAAAACACTGATTCTAGGCAACAAAAGTTCTGGTGGGGGAAGTACTTTGAGTCAACAACTAGCCAAAAACCTTTATCCAAGAAGAGATTTTGGCAAATTTTCAATGCCTGTCAACAAGATAAAAGAAGCCATTACTGCATCAAGATTAGAAAAGATTTACTCCAAAAAGAAGATCCTTCAACTCTACTTAAATACGGTTCCCTTTGGCGAACAAGTCTATGGAATAGAAAGCGCTTCACGTCAGTATTTTAGCAAGCCAGCCTACAAACTTAAACTTGACGAAAGTGCCGTTCTGATTGGGATGCTAAAAGCACCATCCTACTATAATCCACGTCGTTTTCCTGAACGTTCGAAACAACGCAGAAACGTGGTTATAGGACAAATGGCTAAAAACAATTTTATATCAGAGAATCAAGCCGAACAGCTTAAACGAAAACCTCTGGAAATCAACTATCATAAACAAACTACTCACTCGGGACTTGCCCCCTATTTGCGTGAACGCATCCGTGTGGAAGCTGACAATATCCTAAAAAAATATACCAAAACGGATGGCTCATATTACGATATATACCGGGATGGCTTAAGAATTGTGAGTACTGTGGATTATAGCATGCAAAAATATGCCGAGGATGCTGTCAAGTCTCACATGAAAAACTTACAGAATTTATTCTATAAACACTGGGGAAGACAAAATCCATGGGACAATAATAAAGCGATTCTGACTTCAGCGATTGAACGTTCTCCTTATTATAAAACCTTAGTAAAAGAAGGAAAAAAGAAGAAGGAGATTGATGCGATATTGAAGAAAAAAAGAGACATGAAAATCTTCTCATGGGATGGAGAAAAGGATGTCCAAATGAGTGCTCTCGATTCAATCAAACATTACATCAAACTCTTAAACACAGGCTTTGTCGCCATGGAGAGCAATACAGGTAAAATCAAAGCCTGGGTTGGTGGTATTGATTTCAAACATTTCCAATACGATCATGTTACGGGCAGACGACAAGTGGGGTCGATATTCAAGCCAATTGTTTATGCAGCTGCTCTTGAGGCGAACATGTCACCTTATGACTATTACCCTAATGAGCGTAAAGTATACTCTGAATTCCAGGACTGGTCTCCCCGAAATGCGGATAATAACTACGAAGGCAGCTACAGCATGGAAGGTGCACTAGCAGAATCAGTTAACACCATTGCTGTTGATTTTATAATGGAAACTGGCATACAAGAAACCATTAAATTGGCTGAAGAACTGGGAATCACCTCTCCTTTGCCCAAGGTGCCATCACTTGCTTTGGGAACAGCTAATATTTCGTTATTGGAAATGATTCAGGTTTATGCAAGTTTTGCCAATAGAGGAAAAAAAGTTGAACCCTATTATATCTCTCGAATTGAGAACAACAAGGGCGAAGTTATTGTTGATCTAAATCCACTAAACACAGAAACAGAATCCAACTTATCTGCCGAAAATGCAGACATCATAAACCAAATGCTGACTGCCGTTGTTGACAGTGGAACAGCAAAAAGCCTGCGATCAGTATATGGTCTGAAAGGTGAATTTGCAGGAAAAACAGGGACAACTCAATCTCAGGCAGACGGCTGGTATATTGGTTACAATCAAAATCTGGTTGCCGGAGCCTGGGTAGGAGCTGAAGATATGCGCGTACATTTCCGTTCGTTAAGCCTTGGACAAGGGGCTTCTATGGCACTCCCTATTTATGGCAAATTCATGCACCAACTCAACAACAATAACAAATATCAAAACTACTGTACAGCACCATTTTTCAAACCTGATAATGAAACTCTGGCAAAGCTGGATATCCCCCATTACATACCTCCTCGCGCAGGTTTCTTCGAAAGATTATTGGGTCTCGACAACAATAAAGAGGACAAGATGAAGATGAAAGAACGTCGAGAAAAAAGAAAGAAAAATAAAAAATCTATCTATGATAAGATAAGATCTATCTTCAGAAAAAAAGACTAA
- a CDS encoding replication-associated recombination protein A, translating into MSANQPLAERLRPTSLENYLGQKHLVGEKAVLRKMIESGNISSFILWGPPGVGKTTLAKIIANQLNRPFYILSAVNSGVKDVREVIAKAEKQKFFSTPNPILFIDEIHRFSKSQQDSLLGAVENGTVTLIGATTENPSFEVISPLLSRCQVYVLKAQDKSDLEYLIDHAISKDIYLKEKDVTVKEKDALIKFSGGDARKLLNILELVINSQVTDKIVLTNELVLKELQENPSMYDKDGEQHYDIASALIKSIRGSDPDAAVYWLARMIEGGEDPKFIARRLVISASEDIGLANPNALLLANAGFQSVNLVGMPESRIILSEVAIYLATSAKSNASYLAIGKAQALVRETGNLSVPLHLRNSPTKLMKDLGYGKEYKYSHDYPGNFVEQDYLPEEISNQRLYIPQNNALEVKVLERLKFWWKKRF; encoded by the coding sequence ATGTCAGCAAACCAACCTTTAGCAGAACGACTACGCCCTACCAGTCTTGAGAATTATTTGGGACAAAAACATCTCGTGGGTGAGAAAGCAGTTCTTCGAAAGATGATTGAGTCAGGGAATATTTCGTCTTTTATTTTGTGGGGACCTCCAGGGGTTGGAAAAACGACTTTAGCAAAGATTATTGCCAATCAACTCAATCGCCCTTTTTATATTCTATCTGCTGTAAATTCGGGTGTGAAAGATGTGAGAGAGGTGATTGCCAAGGCTGAAAAACAGAAGTTTTTTTCGACACCTAATCCTATTTTATTTATCGATGAAATTCATCGTTTCAGTAAATCACAGCAAGATTCTCTTTTGGGAGCTGTTGAAAATGGGACGGTAACCTTGATAGGGGCAACAACCGAAAACCCTTCATTTGAGGTGATATCGCCATTGCTTTCCCGTTGTCAGGTTTACGTTTTGAAAGCTCAGGACAAATCAGATTTGGAGTATTTGATTGATCACGCTATTTCGAAGGATATTTACCTGAAAGAGAAAGATGTTACAGTAAAAGAAAAGGATGCCCTGATTAAATTTTCGGGAGGTGATGCACGCAAGCTGTTGAATATATTGGAGCTGGTCATTAACTCCCAGGTGACTGATAAGATTGTTTTGACCAATGAACTTGTACTGAAAGAGCTACAAGAAAATCCATCGATGTATGATAAGGATGGCGAACAACACTATGACATTGCCTCTGCCCTAATAAAATCGATTCGAGGTAGCGATCCAGATGCTGCTGTTTATTGGCTGGCAAGAATGATTGAGGGGGGAGAGGATCCTAAGTTCATCGCCCGACGATTGGTCATTTCAGCCAGTGAAGATATTGGTTTGGCCAATCCCAATGCACTGCTTTTGGCCAATGCAGGTTTTCAATCGGTCAATCTGGTTGGTATGCCCGAGTCTCGGATTATACTTTCCGAAGTCGCTATTTATCTAGCCACCTCAGCTAAAAGTAATGCGTCTTATCTGGCAATTGGCAAGGCTCAGGCTTTGGTTAGAGAAACCGGAAATCTGTCAGTTCCCTTGCATTTGCGCAACTCACCAACCAAGTTGATGAAAGATTTGGGCTATGGTAAAGAATATAAATATTCTCACGACTATCCGGGTAATTTTGTTGAACAGGACTACCTTCCGGAAGAGATCTCAAATCAGAGACTCTATATTCCTCAGAATAATGCTCTGGAAGTGAAAGTGCTGGAACGATTAAAATTTTGGTGGAAGAAACGCTTTTAG
- a CDS encoding tetratricopeptide repeat protein has protein sequence MRLFRLIIFLCFLFCLKSASAQLNTENLLSKGRNAIYFDDYTEAITKFNEIIRVKPYLPEPYLFRALAKYYLEDFEGAEADYSKAISINPNYTLAYLYRGVANNHLERYKQALKDFDMAEELNPNNAEIFANRGITLAAMKRFKDAEDNYTKAILIKKDMIGAYLNRAVVREQMDDIKGAIADCNKAVQLNNFSADAFGHRAYLKYKNKEYKESVEDYERALKINPNDARLIMGRGISNYATKNLRGALADYDRVIELDPNNAYGYYNRALLKSEVGDFNSAIEDFNMVLDMNPDNMLIYFNRGLVKADIGDNLGAIADYTTAINIYPDFAKAYLARSSAKQVIKDIDGAIQDRNQGLIIIEKYKKMKNEGAMAAFVDTTENFQRLIDLNSRDKIVEEIIKGRVQDKFVTIKLEADFHITHLSMDSLRAGKMQYYDQELMNYNQKHNYSPAFTFSNKHSLFSKKLVEQQIKNADFLIKSGDSEAYFFKGTYELSNKKFNNAIASFNICIEKDKNFAFAYFNRANAIVDMTDYIQSIGVNDHTNLRMNEDKKGKDYEIIVDYSSAIADYNKAIKLNPDFNFAYFNRGNTYAKSKQFDKAISDYNKAIELDSRFKEAYYNRGLVYLYNNDKTSAYGDLSKAGELGLLDAYNVIKRYCNKDK, from the coding sequence ATGCGTTTATTCCGGCTTATCATATTTTTGTGTTTTCTCTTCTGTTTGAAATCAGCTAGTGCTCAGCTCAATACTGAAAATCTTTTATCAAAGGGGCGTAATGCGATTTATTTTGACGACTACACCGAGGCGATTACAAAATTTAATGAGATTATCAGGGTTAAGCCCTATCTGCCAGAGCCTTATTTGTTTAGAGCTTTAGCAAAATATTACCTGGAAGATTTCGAGGGGGCAGAAGCCGATTACTCCAAGGCGATTTCAATCAATCCGAATTATACTTTAGCTTATTTATACAGAGGTGTTGCTAATAATCATTTGGAGCGTTACAAGCAGGCTCTTAAAGATTTTGATATGGCTGAGGAGTTGAATCCCAATAATGCAGAAATATTTGCAAATAGAGGAATTACCTTAGCTGCCATGAAGCGTTTTAAGGATGCTGAGGACAACTACACCAAGGCGATACTGATTAAGAAAGATATGATAGGCGCTTATCTGAATCGGGCAGTGGTAAGAGAACAAATGGATGATATTAAAGGGGCTATTGCGGATTGCAATAAAGCTGTTCAACTCAACAATTTTTCGGCAGATGCCTTTGGCCACAGAGCCTATTTAAAATATAAGAATAAAGAGTATAAGGAATCTGTTGAGGACTATGAACGAGCCTTGAAAATTAATCCCAATGATGCGCGCTTGATAATGGGTAGAGGGATATCAAATTATGCAACCAAGAATTTAAGAGGGGCATTGGCTGATTACGACAGAGTGATCGAATTGGATCCCAATAACGCTTATGGTTATTACAATAGAGCTCTTTTAAAGTCAGAAGTGGGCGATTTTAATTCTGCCATCGAAGATTTTAATATGGTTTTGGATATGAATCCGGATAATATGCTGATTTATTTCAATCGGGGTTTGGTTAAGGCAGATATTGGGGATAACCTGGGAGCTATTGCTGATTATACCACTGCAATCAATATTTATCCTGATTTTGCAAAAGCTTATCTGGCCCGGTCTTCAGCCAAGCAGGTGATAAAGGATATAGATGGTGCCATTCAGGATAGAAATCAAGGATTGATTATTATCGAAAAGTACAAGAAGATGAAGAATGAAGGTGCTATGGCTGCTTTTGTAGACACGACTGAAAATTTTCAACGTTTGATTGACTTGAATTCCAGAGATAAAATTGTTGAAGAGATTATAAAGGGACGTGTTCAGGATAAGTTTGTAACGATTAAGCTTGAGGCTGATTTTCACATTACTCATTTATCAATGGACAGTTTGCGTGCCGGAAAGATGCAGTACTACGACCAGGAATTGATGAATTATAATCAAAAGCACAATTATTCGCCGGCTTTCACTTTTAGTAATAAGCACAGCCTGTTTTCGAAGAAATTGGTTGAGCAACAAATTAAAAATGCTGATTTTCTGATAAAATCGGGGGATAGTGAGGCGTATTTCTTTAAGGGAACCTATGAGTTAAGCAATAAGAAATTTAATAATGCAATTGCTTCCTTTAATATCTGTATCGAGAAGGATAAGAATTTTGCTTTTGCCTATTTCAATCGAGCAAATGCAATTGTCGATATGACGGATTACATTCAATCTATTGGTGTGAATGATCATACCAATTTGCGAATGAACGAAGACAAAAAGGGTAAGGATTACGAGATTATCGTTGATTACAGTTCGGCTATTGCAGATTATAATAAGGCTATAAAGTTGAATCCGGATTTTAACTTCGCTTATTTTAACAGGGGAAATACCTACGCCAAATCCAAACAGTTTGATAAAGCGATTTCGGACTATAATAAAGCGATTGAGTTGGATAGTCGATTCAAGGAAGCTTATTATAACCGGGGATTGGTGTATTTATATAATAATGATAAGACGTCTGCATATGGTGATTTAAGTAAAGCGGGTGAATTAGGTTTGCTCGATGCTTATAATGTGATAAAACGCTATTGTAATAAAGATAAATAA
- a CDS encoding AAA family ATPase, with product MKDVLYQYMKKRYQLKESDPSEFKYPGPVITISRECGCYAINVANLLVEKLNTITGKKWTVLTKEILLEAAEQLGLHPKKIEYVFESKEKSTWDEVFSAMSSKYYKSDKQIKKTIADVVQAMARRGNCIIIGRGGVILTQDIERSLHLKLHAPLKWRAEQLQKKHTGSLNEMMTYAQSIDNKREIFRNFFNKKPLELSHFDLVFNSMKLSDEIIVNTTIEILKAKKII from the coding sequence ATGAAAGATGTTCTATATCAATACATGAAAAAGCGCTACCAGCTTAAAGAGTCTGACCCTTCAGAATTTAAATATCCAGGTCCTGTGATAACAATTTCAAGAGAATGTGGTTGCTATGCGATCAATGTTGCGAATCTACTTGTTGAAAAACTCAATACGATTACAGGCAAAAAATGGACCGTTCTGACCAAAGAAATTCTTTTGGAAGCGGCAGAACAACTTGGCTTGCATCCTAAAAAGATAGAATATGTATTCGAATCGAAAGAAAAATCGACCTGGGATGAAGTATTTTCAGCCATGTCAAGCAAATACTACAAAAGTGATAAGCAGATAAAAAAAACGATCGCTGATGTGGTGCAAGCCATGGCCAGACGAGGAAATTGTATCATTATTGGGCGTGGTGGGGTTATTCTGACGCAGGATATTGAAAGATCCTTACATTTAAAATTACATGCACCACTTAAATGGCGCGCCGAGCAATTACAAAAGAAGCATACAGGTTCTCTTAACGAAATGATGACCTACGCTCAATCAATCGATAATAAACGTGAAATCTTTCGTAACTTTTTCAATAAAAAACCTCTTGAATTAAGTCATTTCGACCTTGTTTTTAATTCAATGAAACTTTCAGATGAGATAATTGTCAATACGACAATTGAAATATTAAAGGCAAAAAAAATAATCTAA
- a CDS encoding aminopeptidase C, whose protein sequence is MNFKILAAALLIGGTAFSSSAGVKKDKKKDKKEGYIFTDVKRMPATSVKDQHRSGTCWAFSGLSFMESEMLRMGKPEVDLSEMFVVYNCYSDKAIKDVRLSGKFNFGGGGAFHDVTYVMKNYGIVPESVYSGLNYGEKGHTHGEMDIILSNYVDAVIANKNRKLTPNWHIGFDGVLDAYLGKLPETFKYEGKEYTPKSFAKDFVGLNPDDYIEITSYTHHPFYEKFIIEVGDNWLWDEVYNLPIDEMMEVMESAIMNGYTIGWASDVSEKGFAYRKGVAIVPEADTKNMSDSEISKWQDMSDKKKQAQLYSFEGPGKEKEITQEMRQIAFDNYTTTDDHGMHIVGIAKDQKDNKYFIVKNSWNTDNNPYKGYFYASFPFVKYKTMSFMIHKDAVPANIKKKLGL, encoded by the coding sequence ATGAATTTTAAAATTCTTGCAGCAGCTCTTCTAATTGGAGGAACAGCATTTTCTTCATCAGCTGGGGTGAAAAAAGACAAAAAAAAGGACAAAAAAGAAGGTTATATCTTTACTGATGTAAAGCGTATGCCAGCAACATCTGTGAAAGATCAGCACCGTTCAGGTACATGTTGGGCTTTTTCGGGACTTTCATTTATGGAGTCAGAAATGTTGCGTATGGGCAAACCAGAAGTAGATTTATCTGAAATGTTTGTGGTTTACAACTGCTACTCAGATAAAGCAATTAAAGACGTTCGTTTGAGCGGTAAATTCAACTTTGGTGGCGGTGGTGCTTTCCACGACGTAACTTATGTGATGAAAAATTATGGTATTGTACCTGAATCTGTATACAGTGGATTAAACTATGGTGAAAAAGGTCATACTCATGGTGAAATGGACATCATCCTAAGCAACTATGTAGATGCAGTTATTGCAAACAAAAACAGAAAATTAACACCAAACTGGCACATCGGTTTCGATGGTGTTTTGGATGCTTATTTAGGAAAATTGCCTGAAACTTTTAAATACGAAGGTAAAGAATATACGCCTAAATCATTTGCTAAGGATTTTGTAGGATTGAATCCGGATGACTATATCGAAATCACATCTTACACACATCACCCATTCTACGAAAAATTCATTATCGAGGTTGGTGACAACTGGTTATGGGATGAAGTTTACAACCTTCCTATTGATGAAATGATGGAAGTAATGGAAAGCGCAATTATGAATGGTTACACCATTGGCTGGGCTTCTGACGTAAGCGAAAAAGGTTTTGCATACCGTAAAGGTGTTGCTATTGTTCCTGAAGCTGACACCAAGAACATGAGCGATTCTGAAATTTCAAAATGGCAAGATATGTCAGACAAAAAGAAGCAAGCACAACTTTACTCCTTTGAAGGTCCTGGAAAAGAAAAAGAAATTACTCAGGAAATGCGTCAAATTGCTTTCGATAACTACACAACAACTGATGATCACGGCATGCACATTGTAGGTATTGCTAAGGATCAAAAAGACAACAAGTACTTTATCGTAAAGAACTCTTGGAATACAGATAATAATCCTTACAAAGGTTATTTTTATGCATCATTCCCATTTGTGAAATACAAGACCATGTCTTTCATGATTCACAAGGATGCTGTTCCTGCTAATATCAAAAAGAAATTAGGTTTGTAA
- a CDS encoding porin family protein, with protein MKKLLLVAAICLFSSALFAQLSSPISLGVHGGLVSTKLDANMNGASIKENSKNGMMLGAFARINLNKWYLQPELNYVKRKSSLEQSFMGADFTMDVETKSLDIPVLLGYKIVKLPLFKLRAFAGPVASFKIDDKIKSTFGDVEDGNFKDAVWNAKLGAGVDVWKLTLDVDYEFGLTDVSSEFLKKNKMVNVTLGFRFF; from the coding sequence ATGAAAAAGTTATTACTAGTAGCAGCTATCTGCTTATTCTCATCAGCCTTATTTGCTCAACTGTCTTCACCTATCAGTCTTGGTGTACATGGTGGTCTTGTTAGTACTAAACTTGATGCAAATATGAACGGTGCAAGTATCAAAGAAAATTCTAAAAATGGTATGATGCTTGGTGCTTTTGCAAGAATCAATTTAAACAAATGGTATTTGCAACCAGAATTAAATTACGTAAAACGCAAATCATCTCTCGAACAATCTTTCATGGGGGCTGACTTTACAATGGATGTTGAAACCAAGAGTCTTGACATACCTGTTTTATTAGGTTATAAAATCGTAAAACTGCCATTGTTTAAACTTAGAGCTTTCGCTGGACCTGTAGCGTCATTTAAAATTGATGACAAGATTAAATCCACTTTTGGTGATGTTGAAGATGGCAATTTTAAAGATGCTGTTTGGAATGCTAAACTTGGTGCTGGTGTTGATGTTTGGAAATTAACTCTTGATGTTGATTACGAATTTGGTTTAACCGATGTTTCTTCTGAATTCCTAAAGAAAAACAAAATGGTAAATGTAACTCTAGGATTCCGTTTCTTCTAG
- a CDS encoding TolC family protein, whose product MNKYKLLVLILFCAVSLSAQKKLSLEQAIEIGLEKNYSLQVVRQSEKIADLNNTWGNAGQYPKLEFNFRSNNTKDYNETDDFRQNILSPSVDLSWTLFDGFSVRIRKDKFNDLAALSKGNTIVAVESQIELIILAYYKTLMEQQRLDVNRSIKALSEDRYENEKIASELGTKGSYELLLAKNAFLEDKAKYLTQQVIYNNSVRDLNFLLGVEESTQYIFTDDFMTSLADFRLADLLDKMLANNNNLKNRYMQEAVQKRDIELARSNFYPRISLATGVQGNKFLKKPDVAPKIDTKSHNLYANLSLNYLIFNGNSNRRALQIAKIEEEISKIETADLKHSLTNILAQNYELYELRKDLLELAEENKLATEMNLQISKEKYEAGSINSFNYRDVQISYQNASLARLTAIFNLIQSKTSLIRMTGGILSEF is encoded by the coding sequence ATGAATAAATATAAATTACTGGTACTCATATTATTTTGCGCAGTTTCACTTTCTGCACAGAAAAAGCTAAGCCTTGAACAGGCGATAGAAATTGGTCTTGAGAAAAACTACAGTCTGCAAGTGGTTCGTCAATCAGAGAAGATTGCTGATTTGAATAACACATGGGGGAATGCCGGACAGTATCCCAAGTTGGAATTCAATTTTCGGTCGAATAATACAAAGGACTATAACGAAACTGATGATTTCAGACAGAATATCTTAAGCCCTTCCGTGGATTTGAGCTGGACCCTATTTGATGGGTTTTCAGTAAGAATTCGAAAAGATAAGTTTAATGATTTGGCTGCGCTTTCAAAGGGGAATACCATTGTTGCAGTTGAGAGTCAAATCGAATTAATTATTTTGGCTTATTATAAAACGCTGATGGAACAGCAACGTTTGGACGTGAATCGGAGCATTAAAGCGCTTTCTGAAGACAGATATGAAAACGAGAAGATAGCTAGTGAATTGGGAACAAAGGGGAGTTATGAATTGCTTTTAGCTAAAAATGCGTTTCTGGAAGATAAAGCCAAATATCTGACTCAGCAGGTGATTTATAACAACTCTGTTCGAGATTTGAATTTTCTTTTGGGTGTTGAGGAAAGTACGCAATACATTTTTACCGATGATTTTATGACTAGCCTTGCTGATTTTCGTTTGGCAGACCTGCTTGATAAAATGCTGGCTAATAACAATAATTTGAAGAATCGCTACATGCAAGAGGCCGTTCAAAAGCGTGATATCGAACTGGCACGGTCAAATTTTTATCCTCGTATTTCTTTGGCGACGGGTGTTCAGGGCAATAAGTTTCTAAAAAAGCCAGATGTAGCACCTAAAATTGATACCAAATCACATAATTTATATGCGAATTTAAGCTTAAACTATTTGATTTTTAATGGGAATTCAAACCGAAGAGCCTTGCAGATTGCTAAGATTGAGGAAGAAATCTCAAAAATTGAGACGGCTGATCTCAAACATAGTTTGACTAATATTTTGGCTCAGAATTACGAGTTGTATGAATTGCGCAAGGATTTGCTTGAACTGGCTGAAGAAAATAAATTGGCTACTGAAATGAATCTGCAAATTTCTAAAGAAAAGTACGAAGCGGGAAGTATCAATTCATTCAACTATCGTGATGTTCAAATCTCTTATCAGAATGCTTCTTTAGCCAGATTGACGGCGATTTTTAATTTGATTCAATCCAAAACCAGCCTGATTAGAATGACAGGTGGGATTTTGAGTGAGTTCTAA